From a region of the Pseudoxanthomonas sp. X-1 genome:
- a CDS encoding MFS transporter, producing the protein MSTASGDRPVSYKGWRGIRAAFATPSALTMALLGFGSGLPFLLIASQTLSTRLRDVGLQLGEIGLISLASFFYLLKFVWAPLIDRYALPLLSGLGRRRSWLLAAQVLVAASLFALGAMRPELGVAGLVTWVLVGSFAGATQDAVVDAYRIEIAPESAQAALAATYILGYRIALIVGGAGALYMAEFENWKVAYFCMAALMLVPIVTTLVSREPVRPEATVVRRIDFFGAFWQPIVGFFTTNGLKLALALLLFVGLFKFPDQVIGVMAGPFYLDSGFTKSDIATVSKLFGIWMSIVGAFGGGMAVAAFGFRRMLLLAALAVALSNLAFLLMAQHPGQLWAFYAALSADNISQGFAGTVLVAFMSSLTDRNFTATQYALLVSLANLPGKFVGGISGYIVEATSYSTFFSLSALTVIPTLALLAWLWRRIKEPSRTVAAPDHDRPAHP; encoded by the coding sequence GTGAGCACCGCATCCGGCGACCGGCCGGTGTCCTACAAGGGCTGGCGCGGGATCAGGGCCGCGTTCGCCACGCCCTCGGCGCTGACCATGGCGCTGCTGGGCTTCGGCAGTGGACTGCCGTTTCTGCTGATCGCCTCGCAGACCCTGTCCACGCGCCTGCGCGATGTCGGCCTGCAGTTGGGCGAGATCGGGCTGATCAGCCTGGCGAGCTTCTTCTATCTGCTCAAGTTCGTGTGGGCACCGCTGATCGACCGCTACGCCTTGCCGCTGCTGTCGGGACTGGGGCGGCGGCGCTCGTGGCTGCTGGCCGCGCAGGTGCTGGTCGCGGCCAGCCTGTTCGCACTCGGTGCCATGCGGCCGGAACTGGGCGTGGCCGGGCTGGTGACCTGGGTGCTGGTGGGCTCCTTCGCCGGCGCCACCCAGGACGCGGTGGTCGATGCCTACCGCATCGAGATCGCCCCGGAGAGCGCGCAGGCCGCGCTGGCGGCGACCTACATCCTGGGCTATCGCATCGCGCTGATCGTCGGCGGCGCCGGCGCGCTGTACATGGCCGAGTTCGAGAACTGGAAGGTCGCCTACTTCTGCATGGCCGCGCTGATGCTGGTGCCCATCGTCACCACGCTGGTCAGCCGCGAGCCGGTGCGGCCGGAGGCCACGGTGGTGCGGCGGATCGACTTCTTCGGCGCCTTCTGGCAGCCGATCGTCGGCTTCTTCACCACCAACGGCTTGAAGCTGGCGCTGGCGCTGCTGCTGTTCGTCGGGCTGTTCAAGTTCCCCGACCAGGTGATCGGCGTCATGGCCGGACCGTTCTACCTGGACTCGGGCTTCACCAAGTCCGACATTGCCACGGTGTCCAAGCTGTTCGGCATCTGGATGAGCATCGTCGGCGCCTTCGGCGGCGGCATGGCGGTGGCCGCGTTCGGCTTCCGGCGCATGCTGCTGCTGGCCGCGCTGGCGGTTGCGCTGTCCAACCTGGCCTTCCTGCTGATGGCCCAGCATCCCGGCCAGCTGTGGGCGTTCTACGCGGCGCTGAGCGCCGACAACATCTCCCAGGGCTTCGCCGGCACGGTGCTGGTGGCCTTCATGTCCTCGCTGACCGACCGCAACTTCACCGCGACCCAGTACGCGCTGCTGGTGTCGCTGGCCAACCTGCCGGGCAAGTTCGTGGGCGGGATCTCGGGCTACATCGTGGAAGCCACCTCCTACTCCACCTTCTTCAGCCTGAGCGCGCTGACTGTCATTCCCACGCTGGCCTTGCTTGCCTGGCTGTGGCGTCGTATCAAGGAGCCTTCCAGGACAGTGGCCGCGCCCGACCATGACCGACCTGCTCATCCGTGA
- a CDS encoding anhydro-N-acetylmuramic acid kinase — translation MARKPALGDLYLGMISGTSADGIDVALVRFDPEPQLLMGRTYRWDDALRARLIELGQGGEATSLDELGELDVQVALAFAHAAGRLITQSGLDRALVRAIGSHGQTVRHRPEGTFPFTWQMGDGNVIAERTGIPTVADFRRRDVAAGGHGAPLMPAFHAAMLHDPGEDRAVLNLGGIGNLTLLPGSGPVRGFDTGPANALLDAWCERHTGMAFDAGGAFAATGKPDEALLARLLDEPWFAQPPPKSTGREQFHLSWVEDELGGAALAPADVQATLVELSAVTVADALRATQPGTARVMVCGGGVHNPVLMQRLAARLPGVVVESTEAHGLHPDYVEAMGFAWLARETLAGRPGNLPSVSGAKGLRVLGALYPA, via the coding sequence CTGGCACGCAAGCCGGCGCTGGGCGATCTCTACCTGGGGATGATCTCCGGCACCAGCGCCGACGGCATCGACGTGGCGCTGGTGCGCTTCGACCCCGAGCCGCAGTTGCTGATGGGCCGCACCTACCGCTGGGACGACGCGCTGCGCGCGCGCCTGATCGAGCTGGGCCAGGGCGGCGAGGCGACCTCGCTGGACGAACTGGGCGAACTAGACGTGCAGGTCGCCCTGGCCTTCGCCCACGCGGCCGGCCGCCTGATCACCCAGTCCGGCCTGGACCGCGCCCTGGTGCGAGCGATCGGCTCGCACGGGCAGACGGTGCGCCACCGGCCCGAGGGGACTTTTCCCTTCACCTGGCAGATGGGCGACGGCAACGTCATCGCTGAGCGCACCGGCATCCCGACCGTGGCCGACTTCCGGCGGCGCGACGTCGCCGCCGGCGGCCATGGCGCACCGCTGATGCCGGCCTTCCACGCCGCGATGCTGCACGACCCGGGCGAAGACCGCGCGGTGCTCAACCTGGGCGGCATCGGCAACCTGACCCTGCTGCCGGGCAGCGGCCCGGTGCGCGGCTTCGATACCGGCCCGGCCAATGCGCTGCTGGACGCTTGGTGCGAGCGCCACACCGGCATGGCCTTCGATGCCGGCGGCGCCTTCGCCGCGACCGGCAAACCCGATGAAGCGCTGCTGGCGCGGCTGCTGGACGAGCCGTGGTTCGCGCAACCGCCGCCGAAGAGCACCGGCCGCGAGCAGTTCCACCTGTCCTGGGTCGAAGACGAGCTCGGCGGCGCGGCGCTGGCGCCGGCCGACGTGCAGGCCACCCTGGTCGAACTCAGCGCGGTCACCGTGGCCGACGCGCTGCGCGCGACCCAGCCCGGCACCGCGCGGGTGATGGTCTGCGGCGGCGGCGTGCACAACCCGGTGCTGATGCAGCGCCTGGCGGCGCGGCTGCCGGGCGTGGTGGTCGAATCCACCGAGGCGCACGGCCTGCATCCAGATTACGTCGAGGCCATGGGCTTCGCCTGGCTGGCGCGCGAGACCCTGGCCGGGCGCCCGGGCAACCTGCCCAGCGTCAGCGGCGCCAAGGGCCTGCGCGTGCTCGGCGCGCTGTATCCGGCCTGA
- a CDS encoding peptidoglycan DD-metalloendopeptidase family protein yields the protein MQTHGDGSRRKQRFRERLDVLRESALHRQLAQHLPQGRWTRRQWIHASLFTTIGIMVATIVPGFSSVVQPQLKPLATVPLALPEADAQAASGAARDNWQTVNVRPGQTLSAIFEEMGVPAATLQRVMDNKTAAAELRRLHPGDEIAFDIPAEGVLKALRYDRDMASRVQLDIGEQAVTERVIKREVSVRTAVLSGKVGGSLIRSARKAGLTAANINALTDEIFKYDIDFNSDLEADDRFSVVVEQTWREGQLVATGPVQAATFTVDGKLHSGFRFARPGGQPEYFTASGKPLKRSFIRMPIPYARLSSTFGARHHPILGTMRMHQGVDYAAATGTPIMAAGDARVQFAGQQRGYGNVVILDHGQGRTTLYGHMSRFAKIKTGQRIAQGTVIGYVGSTGMATGPHLHYEFRVNGVHRNPLKVTLPPPEPLSGTVLAQFKTQTSSALARIHTVESAIYADASPATAPQPQATLAQALEASRKRPSRQ from the coding sequence ATGCAGACGCACGGGGACGGCAGCCGCCGCAAGCAACGCTTTCGCGAACGACTGGACGTCCTTCGAGAGTCCGCCCTCCACCGCCAGCTCGCCCAGCACCTGCCCCAGGGGCGGTGGACGCGGCGACAGTGGATCCACGCTTCGCTGTTCACCACCATCGGCATCATGGTGGCCACGATCGTGCCGGGTTTCTCCAGCGTGGTGCAGCCGCAGCTCAAGCCGCTGGCCACCGTGCCGCTGGCGCTGCCGGAGGCCGATGCGCAGGCCGCTTCGGGCGCGGCGCGCGACAACTGGCAGACGGTGAACGTCCGCCCGGGCCAGACGCTGAGCGCGATCTTCGAGGAGATGGGCGTGCCGGCCGCCACCCTGCAGCGGGTGATGGACAACAAGACCGCGGCGGCCGAGCTGCGCCGGCTGCATCCGGGCGATGAGATCGCCTTCGACATCCCCGCCGAGGGCGTGCTCAAGGCGCTGCGCTACGACCGCGACATGGCCTCGCGCGTGCAGTTGGACATCGGCGAGCAGGCGGTCACCGAGCGGGTGATCAAGCGCGAGGTCAGCGTGCGCACCGCCGTGCTGAGCGGCAAGGTCGGCGGTTCGCTGATCCGTTCGGCGCGCAAGGCCGGGTTGACGGCGGCCAACATCAACGCGCTGACCGACGAGATCTTCAAGTACGACATCGACTTCAACTCCGACCTGGAAGCCGACGACCGCTTCAGCGTGGTGGTCGAGCAGACCTGGCGCGAGGGCCAGCTGGTGGCCACCGGCCCGGTCCAGGCGGCGACCTTCACCGTGGACGGCAAGCTGCATTCGGGCTTCCGCTTCGCCCGCCCGGGCGGGCAGCCAGAGTACTTCACCGCCAGCGGCAAGCCGCTCAAGCGCAGCTTCATCCGCATGCCGATCCCGTATGCACGGCTGAGCTCGACCTTCGGCGCGCGCCATCACCCGATCCTGGGCACGATGCGCATGCACCAGGGCGTGGACTACGCGGCGGCCACCGGCACGCCGATCATGGCCGCGGGCGACGCGCGCGTGCAGTTCGCCGGCCAGCAGCGCGGCTACGGCAACGTGGTGATCCTGGACCACGGCCAGGGCCGCACCACGCTGTACGGGCACATGTCGCGCTTCGCCAAGATCAAGACCGGCCAGCGCATCGCACAGGGCACGGTGATCGGCTACGTCGGCTCCACCGGCATGGCCACCGGGCCGCACCTGCATTACGAATTCCGTGTCAACGGCGTGCACCGCAACCCGCTGAAGGTGACGCTGCCGCCGCCCGAGCCGCTGTCGGGTACGGTGCTGGCGCAGTTCAAGACCCAGACCTCCAGCGCACTGGCGCGCATCCACACGGTGGAAAGCGCGATCTACGCCGACGCCTCGCCGGCCACCGCGCCGCAGCCGCAGGCGACGCTGGCCCAGGCGCTGGAGGCGTCGCGCAAGCGGCCGAGCCGCCAGTGA
- the tyrS gene encoding tyrosine--tRNA ligase: MSQADALQLIGRGADEILKLEDLQQRLQSGRPLRIKAGFDPTAPDLHLGHTVLLNKMRQFQDLGHQVIFLIGDFTGMIGDPTGKNVTRKPLTREDVLANARTYEDQVFKVLDRQKTEVRFNSEWFGKMGAADMIRLAAQHTVARMLERDDFAKRYAAQQSIALHEFLYPLVQGYDSVALEADVELGGTDQKFNLLMGRGLQEHYGQKPQIVLTMPLLEGLDGVNKMSKSLGNYIGIGEPAIDIVTKTMKIGDALMWRWIELLSFDIGVDEAKALQAEVASGALNPRDVKLRLARELATRFHDAAQAETAIAGWHAVVRGEGDTSLLPLQDVVVPAGGLRIGALLTAAGVTPSNSEAGRKLKERAVKVDGVVVEDAQLQLQPGFEGVLQVGKRNFARVRLLAG, encoded by the coding sequence GTGTCACAGGCAGACGCACTGCAACTGATCGGCCGCGGCGCCGACGAAATCCTCAAGCTCGAAGACCTTCAGCAACGCCTGCAGTCCGGGCGCCCGCTGCGCATCAAGGCCGGGTTCGACCCGACCGCGCCGGACCTGCACCTGGGGCATACCGTGCTGCTCAACAAGATGCGGCAGTTCCAGGACCTGGGCCATCAGGTGATCTTCCTGATCGGCGACTTCACCGGGATGATCGGCGACCCGACCGGCAAGAACGTCACGCGCAAGCCGCTGACCCGCGAGGACGTGCTGGCCAACGCGCGCACCTACGAGGACCAGGTGTTCAAGGTGCTGGATCGGCAGAAGACCGAGGTGCGCTTCAACAGCGAGTGGTTCGGCAAGATGGGCGCGGCCGACATGATCCGTCTTGCGGCGCAGCACACCGTGGCGCGCATGCTCGAGCGCGACGACTTCGCCAAGCGCTACGCCGCCCAGCAGTCCATCGCCCTGCACGAGTTCCTCTACCCGCTGGTCCAGGGCTACGACTCGGTCGCCCTGGAGGCCGATGTCGAACTCGGCGGCACCGACCAGAAGTTCAACCTGCTCATGGGGCGCGGCCTGCAGGAACACTACGGCCAGAAGCCGCAGATCGTCCTGACCATGCCGCTGCTGGAGGGCCTGGATGGCGTCAACAAGATGTCCAAGTCGCTGGGCAACTACATCGGCATCGGCGAGCCGGCCATCGACATCGTCACCAAGACCATGAAGATCGGCGACGCGCTGATGTGGCGCTGGATCGAACTGCTCAGCTTCGACATCGGCGTGGACGAGGCCAAGGCGCTGCAGGCCGAGGTCGCCTCCGGCGCGCTCAATCCGCGCGATGTGAAGCTGCGGCTGGCGCGCGAGCTGGCCACGCGCTTCCACGATGCCGCGCAGGCCGAGACCGCGATCGCCGGCTGGCATGCCGTGGTGCGGGGCGAGGGCGATACCTCGCTGCTGCCGCTGCAGGACGTGGTGGTGCCGGCCGGAGGTCTGCGTATCGGCGCGCTGCTGACCGCAGCGGGCGTGACGCCGAGCAATTCCGAGGCCGGCCGCAAGCTCAAGGAGCGCGCGGTGAAGGTCGACGGGGTCGTGGTCGAGGACGCCCAGCTGCAGCTGCAGCCCGGGTTCGAGGGCGTCCTACAGGTGGGCAAGCGCAACTTCGCCCGCGTGCGCCTGCTCGCCGGCTGA